In a genomic window of Mycoplasma iguanae:
- the tsaB gene encoding tRNA (adenosine(37)-N6)-threonylcarbamoyltransferase complex dimerization subunit type 1 TsaB, which translates to MHIFLDSSNEDLFIALYDDQQKCISFFHEINLLKKVEKIPVFFEKLLSKNNLKITNIKAIYLNLGPGTFTGSRISLVYARTLVQLTNIKLFTTNTFSLIDKTNYENQNIYIDAKGKKVYHAQMKNNQIVSEINILEVNQNMIISKLNFEDLKLSFKNYLDIFKEEKDILAISPLYIKKPQIGSY; encoded by the coding sequence ATGCATATTTTTTTAGATAGTAGCAATGAAGATTTATTTATTGCCTTGTATGATGATCAACAAAAATGCATTAGTTTTTTTCATGAAATTAATCTCCTGAAAAAAGTAGAAAAAATTCCGGTATTTTTTGAAAAATTATTATCAAAAAATAATTTAAAAATAACAAATATTAAAGCAATTTATTTAAATTTAGGTCCAGGAACATTTACCGGTTCAAGAATTAGTTTAGTTTATGCTAGAACACTTGTGCAGTTAACAAATATTAAATTATTCACTACTAATACTTTCAGTTTAATTGATAAAACCAATTATGAAAATCAAAATATTTATATAGATGCTAAAGGGAAAAAAGTGTATCATGCTCAAATGAAAAACAATCAAATTGTGAGTGAAATAAATATTTTAGAAGTCAACCAAAATATGATTATTTCAAAATTAAACTTTGAAGATCTTAAATTAAGTTTTAAAAATTATTTAGATATTTTTAAAGAAGAAAAAGATATTTTAGCTATCTCACCACTGTACATAAAAAAACCTCAAATAGGAAGTTATTAG
- the tsaD gene encoding tRNA (adenosine(37)-N6)-threonylcarbamoyltransferase complex transferase subunit TsaD: MTILGIETSHDDTSVALLKNGEVLKMFIFSQIDIHAKYGGTIPEIASREHVNNVALVLEEFKKEFNLNEIDFIAYTAEPGLLGALHIGYLFASAISLALDKPLKPINHLVGHIFSTAIEKEITYPALALIVSGGHTQINYLSSPIQISLIGETLDDAVGEVYDKVARKLDLGFPGGPAIDQLVQNSKSECKKLYSIPKTENKFSFSLSGIKTQVINEVNKFIQKNEIIPAEQIAVCFQKTIVEYLKQKIESALKDFPVKSLLLAGGVSANSDIRTMILSLHKNAIIPNLKYATDNGAMIAKAAEILEDFKN; encoded by the coding sequence ATGACAATTTTAGGTATAGAAACTTCACATGATGACACTTCTGTAGCACTTTTAAAAAATGGTGAAGTTTTAAAAATGTTCATTTTTAGTCAAATTGATATTCATGCCAAATATGGTGGAACAATTCCGGAAATAGCATCAAGAGAGCATGTCAATAATGTAGCTTTAGTTTTAGAAGAATTTAAAAAAGAATTTAATTTAAATGAAATAGATTTTATTGCTTATACAGCAGAACCGGGACTTCTAGGAGCATTGCATATTGGCTACCTTTTTGCTTCAGCAATTTCATTGGCTTTAGATAAACCCTTAAAGCCGATTAATCATTTAGTGGGGCATATTTTTTCAACAGCTATTGAAAAAGAAATCACTTATCCAGCTTTAGCCTTAATTGTTTCTGGAGGTCACACACAAATCAATTATTTAAGTTCACCTATCCAAATTTCATTGATTGGTGAAACCTTAGATGATGCAGTGGGTGAAGTATATGATAAAGTAGCTAGAAAATTAGATTTAGGTTTTCCGGGTGGTCCAGCAATTGATCAATTAGTTCAAAATTCAAAGAGTGAATGTAAAAAGCTTTATTCAATTCCTAAAACAGAAAATAAATTTAGCTTTTCTCTAAGTGGGATTAAAACACAAGTAATTAATGAAGTAAATAAATTTATTCAAAAAAATGAAATAATACCTGCTGAACAAATTGCTGTTTGCTTTCAAAAAACCATTGTTGAATATTTAAAACAGAAAATTGAATCAGCATTAAAAGATTTTCCAGTAAAATCTTTACTATTAGCTGGAGGAGTTTCAGCAAACAGTGATATTAGAACAATGATTTTATCATTACACAAGAATGCCATTATACCTAATCTTAAATATGCAACGGACAATGGTGCAATGATTGCCAAAGCTGCGGAAATATTGGAAGATTTCAAAAATTAA
- a CDS encoding pseudouridine synthase: protein MSKKEFIYLALNKPKGYVSALKDNLNPTILELVQEPTQNLHIVGRLDKDTTGLILLTNDGSFTHRITHPKKHVAKNYEVTLLKPFSEKDKEFLEKPFAIDYGKTPIKGGKVNILNEYKIHLAIQEGKYHQVKKMIFNIDNEVVALHRIAIGKLKLSDLKLEIGQYKKIKKEDVI, encoded by the coding sequence ATGTCAAAAAAAGAATTTATTTATTTAGCATTAAATAAACCCAAAGGATATGTAAGTGCATTAAAAGATAATTTAAATCCTACAATTTTAGAACTGGTTCAAGAACCAACACAAAATTTACATATTGTAGGAAGGTTAGATAAAGATACAACAGGCTTAATTCTTTTAACAAATGATGGTTCATTTACTCACAGAATTACCCATCCCAAAAAACATGTTGCAAAGAACTATGAAGTTACTTTATTAAAACCCTTTAGTGAAAAAGATAAAGAATTTTTGGAAAAACCTTTTGCAATAGACTATGGTAAAACACCTATTAAAGGTGGAAAAGTTAATATTTTAAATGAGTATAAAATTCATTTAGCAATTCAAGAAGGTAAATATCATCAAGTTAAAAAAATGATTTTTAATATTGATAATGAAGTTGTAGCTTTACATAGAATTGCAATAGGAAAATTAAAATTATCGGATTTAAAACTAGAAATAGGACAATATAAAAAAATTAAGAAAGAAGATGTAATATAG
- a CDS encoding DHH family phosphoesterase has product MKKGSYLLIKKAIEKYDNIFIFHHIRPDGDCLGSQFGLKEMIEATYPDKKVFAVGDSGGILNFLDFTHNNNFTEKDFENSLGIVVDASSSNRIEMNQLILEKKLTAMARIDHHPNGADINYQYNWIDSSFVAAAEQIGYLAWKGKYKLTQKAVEYIYLGIHTDSGRFFYSNTSARTFQVVAHLSKNGLNVFDINQKLALRKLKDIAFSGKVLSGFKTDGPIIYFHVTEKIIKELDLTYEEGSFVNILANIQGYPIWIFFIDQPDKTIRVRLRSNGPKVNIVGRMFNGGGHDMASGATLSSKKEIKKVLEECKKLLEEGNN; this is encoded by the coding sequence ATGAAAAAAGGAAGTTATTTATTAATTAAAAAAGCCATTGAAAAATATGATAATATTTTTATTTTTCATCACATCAGACCAGATGGAGACTGTTTAGGTTCACAATTCGGTTTAAAAGAAATGATAGAAGCAACTTATCCTGACAAAAAGGTTTTTGCAGTAGGGGACAGTGGCGGAATTCTAAATTTTTTAGATTTTACACATAACAACAATTTTACAGAAAAAGATTTTGAAAATTCTTTAGGAATTGTTGTAGATGCCTCTAGCTCAAATAGAATTGAAATGAACCAATTAATTTTAGAAAAAAAATTGACAGCTATGGCCAGAATTGATCATCACCCTAATGGTGCTGATATTAATTATCAATATAATTGAATTGACTCATCATTTGTAGCGGCAGCTGAACAAATAGGTTATTTAGCTTGAAAAGGAAAATATAAATTAACTCAAAAAGCTGTTGAATATATTTACTTAGGAATTCACACCGATTCTGGTAGATTTTTTTACAGCAATACATCAGCAAGAACTTTTCAAGTTGTAGCTCATTTATCTAAAAATGGTTTAAATGTTTTTGATATAAATCAAAAACTAGCATTAAGAAAATTAAAAGATATTGCTTTTAGCGGAAAAGTTTTATCAGGTTTCAAAACTGATGGACCAATTATTTATTTTCATGTTACAGAAAAAATTATCAAAGAACTTGATTTAACATATGAAGAAGGATCTTTTGTTAATATTTTGGCCAATATTCAAGGTTATCCTATTTGAATTTTCTTTATCGATCAACCAGATAAAACTATTAGAGTAAGATTAAGATCAAACGGTCCAAAAGTAAATATTGTTGGACGTATGTTTAATGGCGGCGGTCATGATATGGCTTCAGGAGCTACTTTAAGTAGTAAGAAAGAAATTAAAAAAGTTTTAGAAGAATGTAAAAAACTTCTTGAAGAAGGAAATAATTAA
- a CDS encoding DHH family phosphoesterase, producing the protein MNNTETKKIIKDIISLIEEHDKIVIFHHIRPDGDCLGSQFGLKRAIELNYPEKEVKAVGNAKGSFTFLGLDQHDNEPSEEFLKEALAIVVDANFKERIQSRHLLDNNLFKKVLRIDHHPNDDDLVENAYRWVDSSYIAAAEQIADIVYHAEWKLNKQTAETIYLGIYTDSGRFLYSNTSARTFRLVEFLMNNGLDLNFVHQNLNKQSMKSLKYQGYVLDRFKTSGKVAYFLINREEQIKLDLSPAQANRPNLFANMEGYPIWVFFTQEEDSNYRVEYRSSGPSVRNIAVKWGGGGHEKASGSIMKSINDLEKIIADCNTEIIKWEKENN; encoded by the coding sequence ATGAATAACACAGAAACAAAAAAAATTATCAAAGATATTATTTCACTTATTGAAGAACATGACAAGATTGTAATTTTTCATCACATCAGACCAGACGGAGACTGTTTAGGCTCACAATTCGGTTTAAAAAGAGCAATTGAATTAAACTATCCAGAAAAAGAAGTAAAAGCTGTAGGTAATGCAAAAGGATCTTTTACATTTCTTGGTTTAGATCAACATGATAATGAACCTAGTGAAGAATTTTTAAAAGAAGCACTTGCAATTGTTGTAGATGCTAATTTTAAAGAAAGAATTCAATCACGTCATTTATTGGATAATAATTTGTTTAAAAAAGTTTTAAGAATTGACCATCATCCCAATGATGATGATTTAGTTGAAAACGCTTACAGGTGAGTTGATTCTTCTTACATTGCAGCAGCTGAACAAATTGCAGATATTGTTTATCATGCAGAATGAAAATTAAATAAACAAACAGCTGAGACAATTTATCTAGGAATTTATACCGATTCGGGAAGATTTTTATATAGTAATACATCAGCAAGAACATTCAGATTAGTTGAATTTTTGATGAACAATGGATTAGATTTAAATTTTGTCCATCAAAATTTAAATAAACAATCAATGAAATCACTAAAATATCAAGGTTATGTTTTAGATAGATTTAAAACTTCTGGAAAAGTTGCTTACTTTTTAATTAATAGAGAAGAACAAATAAAACTGGATTTATCTCCAGCTCAAGCCAATAGACCTAATTTATTTGCAAATATGGAAGGTTACCCTATTTGAGTATTTTTTACTCAGGAAGAAGATTCAAATTACCGAGTTGAATATCGTTCAAGTGGCCCATCTGTGAGAAATATTGCAGTAAAATGAGGTGGTGGAGGTCATGAAAAAGCATCAGGATCAATTATGAAATCAATTAATGATCTTGAAAAAATTATTGCTGATTGTAATACAGAAATAATTAAATGAGAAAAAGAAAATAATTAA
- a CDS encoding PTS sugar transporter subunit IIA translates to MNIFFTKENIFLNQEIHSKQEAIKKVMEIFLEKNAVFAEYESSIIKRDQDASVALGNFLALPHGQLDSEHLIKSNCVILIHTKELFYWDNEPIRFIFALALKNQNQMEFIQKAGVTFSDIDEVNKYLNKKDLTVDDLFNWIENQ, encoded by the coding sequence ATGAATATTTTTTTTACAAAAGAAAACATTTTCTTAAATCAAGAAATTCACAGCAAGCAAGAAGCTATCAAAAAAGTAATGGAAATTTTTTTAGAAAAAAATGCTGTATTTGCTGAATATGAATCATCAATTATAAAGCGAGATCAAGATGCCTCTGTAGCTTTAGGAAATTTTTTAGCTTTACCACATGGACAATTAGATTCTGAGCATTTAATTAAAAGCAATTGTGTTATTTTAATTCATACAAAAGAATTATTCTATTGAGATAATGAACCAATAAGATTTATTTTTGCTTTAGCATTAAAAAACCAAAATCAAATGGAATTTATTCAAAAAGCAGGAGTTACCTTTAGCGATATTGATGAGGTAAATAAATATTTAAATAAAAAAGATCTAACTGTGGATGATTTATTTAACTGAATTGAAAATCAATAA
- the leuS gene encoding leucine--tRNA ligase, with the protein MYNHKQIEQKWQSIWDKTDAFDTTDKYNKKYYSLAMFPYPSGQGIHVGHPQSYTATDIMARFKRLNQFDVLHPMGWDAFGLPAEQYALNTGNHPSVFTQQNINNFRRQLKSLGFSFDYKKEVDTTDPKYYKWTQWIFKKFYEKGLAEIQEIDVNWCPELGTVLANEEVLTDEKGNKVSERGSFPVIKKPMKQWVLKITAYADKLLEGLKEVDFPESLKMLQSKWIGKSEGVELNFLIEKTTKSLKVFTTRVDTIYGVSYIAISPDNTVAKKLITEDQQAAADKFFEQFNNLSDREKLINKEKEGFFTGTYAICPFSKKRIPIWVCNYVLNNFGTGILMGVPAHDERDFEFAKKYDLPIIPIIETNEPLPFTGNGVHINSYLINGLENQAAIAKLIEIGEATGIAKKVVTYKLRDWVFSRQRYWGEPFPVLFDEEDKIYLVNELVELPQMNEIQPSGNGESPLANNKEWINVEIDGKKYRRETNTMPQWAGSSWYYLAYIMKNADGSYVDMDSDEAHRRFKKWLPVDIYIGGQEHAVLHLLYARFWHKVLYDLNIVPTAEPFYKIVNQGMILGNDGQKMSKSRGNVINPDDIVAESGADTLRVYEMFMGPLVDTKAWNTSSIKGIRKWLDRVYNMIDNFKTGKFKIDPSFQNSEFDFIWHSTKKEVTQNIEDIKFNIAISKLMVFVNAIYKNEKVVSLEPLIDFAIMLSLFAPHISEEILEMLGQKQIQYQIWPSYDERKIQVQTVTVAIQVNGKLRGTLEKDVNTSQDETIAAALEVENVKKYIADAKIKKQIYIVNKIINFII; encoded by the coding sequence ATGTATAATCACAAGCAAATTGAACAAAAATGACAAAGTATTTGAGATAAAACAGATGCTTTTGATACGACTGATAAATATAATAAAAAATATTATTCATTAGCAATGTTTCCTTATCCATCTGGTCAAGGAATTCATGTAGGACATCCACAAAGTTATACTGCTACAGACATCATGGCAAGATTTAAAAGATTAAATCAATTTGATGTATTGCACCCTATGGGTTGAGATGCTTTTGGTCTTCCAGCAGAACAATATGCACTTAATACTGGAAATCATCCCAGTGTTTTTACTCAACAAAATATTAATAATTTCAGAAGACAATTAAAATCTTTAGGATTTTCTTTTGATTACAAAAAAGAAGTAGATACAACAGATCCAAAATATTACAAGTGAACACAATGAATATTTAAAAAGTTTTATGAAAAAGGTCTAGCTGAAATACAAGAAATTGATGTTAATTGATGTCCTGAATTGGGAACAGTTTTAGCTAACGAAGAAGTTTTAACAGACGAAAAAGGTAATAAAGTTAGTGAACGTGGTTCTTTTCCTGTAATTAAAAAACCAATGAAACAATGAGTTTTAAAAATTACGGCTTATGCAGATAAATTATTAGAAGGTTTAAAAGAAGTTGATTTTCCTGAATCATTGAAGATGCTTCAGTCAAAATGAATTGGGAAAAGCGAAGGTGTAGAATTAAACTTTTTGATTGAAAAAACAACAAAAAGTTTAAAAGTTTTCACAACTAGAGTAGATACAATTTATGGAGTTTCCTATATTGCTATTTCTCCAGATAATACTGTAGCTAAAAAACTAATTACAGAAGATCAGCAAGCAGCAGCAGATAAATTTTTTGAACAATTTAACAATTTATCTGATCGTGAAAAATTAATTAATAAAGAAAAAGAAGGATTTTTTACAGGAACATATGCAATCTGTCCTTTTAGTAAAAAAAGAATTCCTATTTGAGTATGCAATTATGTTTTAAATAATTTTGGTACAGGAATATTGATGGGCGTACCAGCGCATGATGAAAGAGATTTTGAGTTTGCTAAAAAATATGATTTACCAATCATACCTATTATTGAAACAAATGAACCATTGCCTTTCACAGGAAATGGCGTTCATATTAATTCTTACTTAATAAATGGTTTGGAAAACCAAGCTGCTATTGCAAAATTAATTGAAATAGGTGAAGCTACAGGAATTGCTAAAAAAGTTGTTACTTATAAGCTAAGAGATTGAGTTTTTTCAAGACAGAGATATTGAGGTGAACCCTTCCCTGTACTATTTGATGAAGAAGATAAAATTTATTTAGTTAATGAATTAGTTGAATTACCTCAAATGAATGAAATTCAACCTTCAGGAAATGGTGAATCACCGCTTGCAAATAATAAAGAATGAATAAATGTAGAAATTGATGGCAAAAAATATAGAAGAGAAACTAATACAATGCCCCAATGAGCAGGAAGCTCATGATACTATTTAGCTTACATCATGAAAAATGCTGACGGATCATATGTTGATATGGATTCAGATGAAGCTCACAGAAGATTTAAAAAATGATTACCTGTAGATATTTATATTGGTGGACAAGAACATGCTGTTTTGCACTTACTTTATGCCCGTTTTTGACATAAAGTATTATATGATTTAAATATTGTTCCTACAGCAGAACCTTTTTACAAAATTGTCAATCAAGGAATGATTTTGGGTAATGATGGACAAAAAATGTCCAAATCTCGTGGTAATGTAATTAACCCTGATGATATTGTTGCAGAATCTGGTGCTGATACACTAAGAGTGTATGAAATGTTTATGGGTCCTTTAGTTGATACAAAAGCTTGAAACACCTCTTCGATTAAAGGAATTAGAAAGTGATTGGATCGTGTTTATAACATGATTGATAATTTCAAAACAGGCAAATTTAAAATCGATCCTTCATTTCAAAATTCAGAATTTGATTTTATTTGACATTCTACTAAAAAAGAAGTAACTCAAAACATTGAAGACATTAAATTTAATATCGCTATTAGTAAATTAATGGTTTTTGTTAATGCTATTTATAAAAATGAAAAAGTGGTATCATTAGAACCTTTAATAGATTTTGCCATCATGCTTTCACTTTTTGCTCCTCATATTTCTGAGGAAATCTTAGAAATGTTAGGTCAAAAACAAATTCAATATCAAATCTGACCTTCATATGATGAAAGAAAAATTCAAGTTCAAACAGTAACTGTTGCAATTCAAGTTAATGGAAAATTAAGAGGTACACTTGAAAAAGATGTTAACACTTCTCAAGATGAAACCATCGCTGCAGCTTTAGAAGTTGAAAATGTCAAAAAATATATTGCTGATGCTAAAATCAAAAAACAAATTTACATTGTTAATAAAATAATCAATTTCATTATTTAA
- a CDS encoding YneF family protein — protein sequence MKETLLTFADETVANSAGGVGLGGWIAIVIVVGIVLAIAGGIGGLLVAKKMFQKQIKENPPINEKMIRAMFLQMGRKPSEAQIRAVMRSMKNAK from the coding sequence ATGAAAGAAACTCTTCTTACTTTCGCTGATGAAACAGTAGCAAATTCAGCTGGTGGAGTTGGTTTAGGTGGTTGAATCGCCATTGTTATTGTGGTGGGAATAGTTTTAGCTATTGCCGGAGGAATTGGTGGGCTTTTAGTTGCCAAAAAAATGTTTCAAAAACAAATTAAAGAAAACCCTCCTATTAATGAAAAAATGATCCGTGCAATGTTTCTGCAAATGGGAAGAAAACCGTCTGAAGCACAAATTAGAGCAGTTATGCGTTCAATGAAAAATGCTAAATAA
- the nrdF gene encoding class 1b ribonucleoside-diphosphate reductase subunit beta: protein MAKIKNSYYNKSVSPIEYALNNFQGAMRSVNWNVISDPKDLEVWTRVTQNFWLPEKIPVSNDLVSWKTLSPEWQELITRTFTGLTLLDTIQATVGDIAQIPASVTDHEQVVYANFAFMVAVHARSYGTIFSTLCSSEQIEEAHEWVINNKALQDRARALIPYYTQDDPLKSKVAAALMPGFLLYGGFYLPFYLSARGKLPNTSDIIRLILRDKVIHNYYSGYKYQRKLEKLSPEKQAEMKEFTFKLLYELIDLEKAYLHELYDGFGLAEDAIRFSIYNAGKFLQNLGYESPFTDEETRIEPEIFTQLSARADENHDFFSGNGSSYVMGVTEETEDEDWEF, encoded by the coding sequence ATGGCAAAAATTAAAAATAGTTACTATAACAAATCAGTTTCTCCTATTGAATATGCATTAAATAATTTTCAAGGAGCAATGCGTTCTGTAAACTGAAATGTTATAAGTGATCCCAAAGACTTAGAAGTTTGAACAAGAGTAACTCAAAACTTTTGATTACCTGAAAAAATTCCTGTATCAAATGATCTTGTTTCATGAAAAACATTATCACCAGAATGACAAGAACTAATCACTAGAACTTTTACCGGTTTAACTTTATTAGATACAATTCAGGCAACAGTAGGTGATATAGCTCAAATTCCTGCTTCAGTAACAGATCATGAACAAGTTGTGTATGCAAACTTTGCTTTTATGGTTGCAGTCCACGCTAGATCATATGGAACTATTTTTTCAACTCTTTGTTCATCAGAACAAATTGAAGAAGCTCATGAGTGAGTAATTAATAATAAAGCTCTCCAAGATAGAGCGCGTGCTTTAATTCCATATTACACTCAAGATGATCCTTTAAAATCTAAAGTTGCTGCCGCATTAATGCCAGGATTCTTATTATATGGTGGATTTTATTTACCATTTTATTTATCAGCTAGAGGAAAATTACCCAATACTTCAGATATTATTAGATTAATTTTAAGAGATAAAGTTATCCACAATTACTACAGTGGTTATAAATATCAAAGAAAATTAGAAAAACTTTCTCCAGAAAAACAAGCTGAAATGAAAGAATTTACTTTTAAACTTTTATATGAATTAATTGATTTAGAAAAAGCTTACTTGCATGAATTATATGATGGATTCGGGCTTGCTGAAGATGCAATTCGTTTTAGCATTTATAATGCTGGAAAATTCTTACAAAATTTAGGTTATGAATCACCATTTACAGATGAAGAAACTAGAATTGAACCAGAAATATTTACACAATTATCTGCTAGAGCAGATGAAAATCATGATTTCTTCTCAGGAAATGGTTCATCTTATGTTATGGGTGTTACTGAAGAAACAGAAGATGAGGATTGAGAGTTTTAA
- the nrdI gene encoding class Ib ribonucleoside-diphosphate reductase assembly flavoprotein NrdI — protein MHDDIIKVQKDTIKKPTGSIFVVYFSSISNNTHRFIQKLGFDNARIPYELDQQLTIDQDYVLIVPTYSGGGDQKDGAVPKQVIQFLNNEKNRSFCRGVIASGNTNFGDTFAIAGPILSKKLNVPLLFQFELLGTASDVENIQKILADFWKQ, from the coding sequence ATGCATGATGATATAATCAAAGTTCAAAAAGATACCATTAAAAAACCTACAGGAAGTATTTTTGTAGTTTACTTTTCATCTATTTCAAATAATACACATCGTTTCATTCAAAAATTAGGATTTGATAATGCACGAATTCCTTATGAATTAGATCAACAATTAACCATTGATCAAGATTATGTGTTAATTGTTCCAACTTATAGCGGTGGGGGAGATCAAAAAGATGGAGCTGTTCCTAAACAAGTTATTCAATTTTTAAACAATGAAAAAAATCGTAGTTTTTGTCGTGGTGTAATTGCTTCAGGGAATACCAATTTTGGAGACACTTTCGCAATTGCTGGTCCTATTCTTTCTAAAAAATTAAATGTACCTTTATTATTTCAATTTGAATTATTAGGTACAGCTTCTGATGTAGAAAATATTCAAAAAATCTTAGCAGATTTTTGGAAACAATAA